The window CCGTGATCGGCGGGCTGGGCTCGCTGACCGGAGCGGCCATAGCCGCCGTCGCCGTTGCCGTCCTGCAGCAGTTCGCCAACTTCTACCTGGGCGGCACCGGCGACTTTGTCGTGGTGCTCGCCTTGGCGCTCGTGCTGCTGTTCCGTCCCACCGGCCTGCTCGGGAGAACCTCATGACCACCGATACCGACGCCGCCGGCACCAACAAGGCCGGCACCACCAACGCTGCCGCCCCGGGAGCCGGGAGCGCCACGGAACCCCGCCAGGTGGCCGAAGCCACCCGGTCCGGCGGCCCCCGCCGGACACGGCCGAACCGCCGCAGGATCGCCGGCGCAGCAGCCGCGGCCGCCGGTACGGCCCTTCTGGTGCTCCTGCCGCTGCTCAACCTGTCCTTGCCCGGTGTACTGCCCGGACCGACGTACACGCCAGGATCGCTCCAGCTGCTGGCGATGTCCATGCTCATGGCCGCCGCCGCGTTGACTTACCACCTGCTGCTCGGTGTCGCCGGCCTGTTGTCTTTCGGGCATGCGCTGTACTTCGGCGCCGGAGTCTATGGCCTGGCCATGATCTTGCAGAACCTGGATATCCCGCTGCTGCCCGCGATGGGGCTGACCCTGCTGCTAGTGATTGTGCTGGCCCATGTAGTGGGGAGCATCAGCCTGCGGGTCAGCGGAATCCCGTTCGCCATGGTCACGCTGGCGTTCGCGCAGGCCGGATCGGTGATCGTGGGCCGCAACCCGAACGGCACCACCGGCGGCGACGAAGGCCTGACGCTGCGCACCGATAACCTGCCCGACTTTCTCGTGGGCGTGGTCAACACCCGCAACCTCTACTGGCTGGCCCTGGCGGTGCTCGTGGTGGTCTTCGTCGTGGTCACCTGGGTGCAGTCCTCCCGCGCCGGGCACGTCGCCGCCGCCGTCCGCGAGAACGAACTCCGCGTCCGCGTCCTTGGCCTGCAGCCGTACCTGGTGAAGCTGCTGATCTTCGTGGTCTCCGCCGTCCTGGTGAGCATTATCGGCATGGTGTTCCTGTTGCTGCAAAGCGGCGCCGTCCCGCGGGCCATGTCCGCCGACCTCACCATTACCCTGCTCGTCATGGTGGTGCTGGGCGGTGTCGGCTCGCGCTGGGGCGCCGTGATCGGCGGGGTCTTCTACACCATCCTGGACCAGCGCCTCACGACCTTGGCGAACTCCGACGCCATCGCCGCGCTGCCGGACATCCTGCGGGTACCGTTGTCTGAGCCCCTTTTCATCCTGGGAACCCTGTTCATCCTCGTGGTGCTCTTCCTGCCCGGTGGCTTGACGGGCACGGCGCAGCGGCTGGCCCGACGCCGGGACCGGCACAGAGCCCGGCCCGGCAGCCCCGGAGCCGGACCCGCGGGAACGGCAAGCGAAAGGACGGCGATGTCCCGCGAGATCCTGGCGGAATCGGCATGATTCCCGCCGACGGACTGCACACCCTGGGCCGCTGGACTACGGACCG is drawn from Micrococcaceae bacterium Sec5.8 and contains these coding sequences:
- a CDS encoding branched-chain amino acid ABC transporter permease, encoding MTTDTDAAGTNKAGTTNAAAPGAGSATEPRQVAEATRSGGPRRTRPNRRRIAGAAAAAAGTALLVLLPLLNLSLPGVLPGPTYTPGSLQLLAMSMLMAAAALTYHLLLGVAGLLSFGHALYFGAGVYGLAMILQNLDIPLLPAMGLTLLLVIVLAHVVGSISLRVSGIPFAMVTLAFAQAGSVIVGRNPNGTTGGDEGLTLRTDNLPDFLVGVVNTRNLYWLALAVLVVVFVVVTWVQSSRAGHVAAAVRENELRVRVLGLQPYLVKLLIFVVSAVLVSIIGMVFLLLQSGAVPRAMSADLTITLLVMVVLGGVGSRWGAVIGGVFYTILDQRLTTLANSDAIAALPDILRVPLSEPLFILGTLFILVVLFLPGGLTGTAQRLARRRDRHRARPGSPGAGPAGTASERTAMSREILAESA